A section of the Engystomops pustulosus chromosome 3, aEngPut4.maternal, whole genome shotgun sequence genome encodes:
- the GJA1 gene encoding gap junction alpha-1 protein has product MGDWSALGRLLDKVQAYSTAGGKVWLSVLFIFRILLLGTAVESAWGDEQSAFVCNTQQPGCENVCYDKSFPISHIRFWVLQIIFVSTPTLLYLAHVFYLMRKEEKLNRKEEELKIVQNDGANVDMYLKQIEIKKFKYGLEEHGKVKMRGGLLRTYVISILFKSFFEVGFIVIQWYLYGFSLEAIYTCQRDPCPHKVDCFLSRPTEKTIFIWFMLVVSLVSLGLNIIELFYVIFKHVKDGIKGKKDLYSTTSDTNPTKDCGSPKYAYFNGCSSPTAPMSPPGYKLVTADRNPSSCRNYNKQASEQNWANYSAEQNRMGQAGSTISNTHAQPFDFPDEHPNAKKMAPGHEMQPLSILDHRPSSRASSHASSRPRPDDLEI; this is encoded by the coding sequence ATGGGTGACTGGAGTGCCTTAGGAAGACTCCTTGACAAAGTCCAGGCCTATTCCACTGCTGGAGGAAAAGTATGGTTGTCAGTTTTGTTCATTTTCCGTATTCTTCTGCTAGGGACAGCAGTAGAGTCAGCATGGGGAGATGAACAATCTGCATTTGTATGCAACACGCAACAACCTGGTTGTGAAAATGTGTGCTATGACAAGTCCTTTCCAATTTCCCATATACGATTTTGGGTTCTCCAAATTATATTTGTCTCGACACCCACTTTACTATACTTGGCTCATGTGTTTTATTTGATGCGCAAGGAAGAGAAGCTCAACAGGAAAGAGGAAGAACTTAAAATAGTTCAAAATGATGGAGCCAATGTGGACATGTACCTCAAGCAAATTGAAATTAAGAAATTCAAATATGGCCTTGAAGAACATGGAAAGGTTAAAATGCGTGGTGGTTTACTTCGCacttatgtcatcagcattttattTAAATCATTTTTTGAAGTTGGCTTTATAGTTATCCAATGGTACCTCTATGGCTTCAGCCTAGAAGCAATCTACACCTGCCAAAGAGATCCCTGTCCCCATAAGGTTGACTGCTTTCTTTCTCGTCCCACTGAGAAAACTATTTTTATTTGGTTTATGTTGGTAGTATCTCTAGTATCTCTTGGACTGAATATTATTGAGTTATTCTATGTCATTTTTAAACATGTCAAAGATGGCATTAAAGGTAAGAAAGATCTTTATTCCACCACAAGTGATACAAATCCAACAAAGGACTGTGGGTCTCCTAAATATGCTTATTTTAATGGTTGTTCTTCTCCAACTGCACCTATGTCACCACCAGGTTACAAGCTTGTTACTGCTGATCGAAACCCATCCTCCTGTCGTAATTACAACAAGCAAGCAAGTGAACAAAACTGGGCCAATTATAGTGCAGAACAAAACAGAATGGGCCAAGCTGGAAGCACTATATCAAACACTCATGCACAGCCATTTGATTTTCCAGATGAACATCCAAATGCCAAAAAAATGGCACCTGGGCATGAAATGCAGCCTCTCAGTATACTGGACCATAGACCCTCAAGCAGAGCAAGCAGTCATGCAAGCAGCAGACCAAGACCTGATGATCTAGAGATCTAG